One genomic window of Lepeophtheirus salmonis chromosome 5, UVic_Lsal_1.4, whole genome shotgun sequence includes the following:
- the LOC121118327 gene encoding ATP synthase-coupling factor 6, mitochondrial — MSVTRLGLNVVRSSQMISQRSLGLSAVALQQKAALDPVQQIFVDKVREYATKKKATGGLVEATPAVDAELKFELNKIAKAYGGGEGVDMTKFPSFNFGEPQIEVPTLK, encoded by the coding sequence atGTCTGTTACACGTTTGGGATTAAATGTCGTTCGCTCTTCTCAGATGATCTCTCAAAGATCCTTGGGACTCAGTGCTGTCGCTCTTCAACAGAAAGCTGCTTTGGATCCCGTTCAGCAAATCTTTGTCGACAAAGTCCGTGAATACGCCACGAAGAAGAAGGCCACAGGTGGACTCGTAGAGGCTACTCCTGCTGTTGATGCCGAACTCAAATTTGAACTCAATAAGATCGCAAAAGCATACGGAGGTGGAGAAGGTGTTGACATGACTAAGTTTCCTTCCTTTAACTTTGGCGAACCCCAAATTGAGGTTCCTACTTTGAAATAG